From the Fulvia fulva chromosome 2, complete sequence genome, one window contains:
- a CDS encoding tRNA-specific adenosine deaminase subunit TAD3: protein MEAMRSFLNGLLMPLARVATFSQHASHFIFRNTKIFHRAIMAMAATRRDSLLDNDPEPKRRMVHLKTKEECRLGNETIQVWTVELPSKHAEGILRVIKENVEGQDTVDLQHLRRFAKPRYLPEHVLGKRDKVKELYAVSRAWENTPASVMQAAGSSVWEYSNPGKSRNTASRPSTLHLLVCPTKIIDLKTLHALLSEHTPFASNAESWAYPLEIKDITVPLLAPTSSEQADKWSLEYWPTFYRKTNPFGAHPASIQKAEDELQNPQDDNIGIDEALALAEKVGDDHRRRGIGTGAGCCIIERVEGQTQIIALAGDARYKPQANAVANEDTGCHGSPMGHAIMRAVGMVGRKRLRCASQPVTKAAAKAEGNFAKGGLEHDIEARDAFFCDQPLTSLENEHFVKDNMRPDGYLCLKLEIFLTHEPCIMCSMALVHSRVGRVIFKRRMPKTGGLTAEMVRNESGPVSLGYGMCWRKELNWQFMCWEYMPEEEEGTVMRQDLRNDSTEKYQEAEDSTDSESANVTLSSFARMHV from the exons ATGGAAGCGATGCGCAGCTTCCTGAACGGTTTGTTGATGCCCCTCGCTCGCGTAGCGACTTTCAGCCAACATGCATCCCACTTCATCTTCCGCAACACCAAAATCTTCCACCGCGCCATCATGGCTATGGCCGCCACACGCAGAGACTCGCTCCTCGACAACGACCCAGAGCCCAAGCGGCGTATGGTGCACCTCAAGACCAAGGAAGAATGCCGCCTCGGAAATGAGACCATCCAAGTCTGGACCGTCGAGCTGCCTAGCAAGCATGCCGAAGGCATCCTGAG AGTCATCAAGGAGAACGTCGAGGGCCAAGATACAGTCGACCTGCAACACCTCCGCCGTTTCGCCAAACCCAGATACTTACCAGAGCATGTCCTCGGCAAGCGTGACAAGGTCAAGGAGCTGTATGCCGTCTCGCGCGCCTGGGAGAACACTCCCGCCTCCGTCATGCAAGCAGCCGGCAGCAGCGTGTGGGAGTACTCCAACCCCGGCAAGTCACGCAACACCGCCAGCAGGCCGTCCACGCTCCATCTTCTTGTTTGTCCAACTAAGATCATCGACCTGAAGACGCTGCATGCACTCCTGTCGGAACACACCCCCTTTGCCTCCAATGCCGAGTCTTGGGCGTACCCACTCGAGATCAAGGATATCACCGTCCCGCTGCTAGCACCCACCAGCTCAGAGCAGGCCGACAAGTGGTCATTGGAGTACTGGCCAACCTTCTATCGAAAGACCAACCCATTCGGCGCCCATCCTGCCAGCATCCAGAAGGCCGAGGACGAGCTGCAGAATCCACAAGACGACAACATCGGTATTGACGAGGCGCTCGCTCTTGCTGAGAAGGTTGGTGATGACCACCGCCGCCGTGGCATTGGCACTGGCGCAGGATGCTGCATCATCGAACGCGTCGAAGGACAGACTCAGATCATCGCCCTTGCTGGTGATGCCCGCTACAAGCCGCAAGCCAACGCTGTCGCCAACGAAGATACCGGCTGTCATGGAAGTCCAATGGGCCACGCCATCATGCGTGCCGTTGGCATGGTGGGACGAAAGCGTCTGCGTTGCGCGTCTCAGCCGGTCACAAAGGCCGCCGCCAAAGCTGAAGGCAACTTCGCCAAAGGTGGCCTCGAACACGACATCGAGGCCCGCGACGCTTTCTTCTGCGATCAACCACTTACCTCACTCGAAAATGAGCACTTCGTCAAGGATAACATGAGACCGGATGGGTACCTTTGCCTCAAGCTCGAGATCTTCCTCACTCACGAGCCCTGCATAATGTGCTCGATGGCCCTGGTACACAGCCGTGTTGGACGTGTAATCTTCAAGCGACGAATGCCCAAGACTGGAGGCCTGACTGCCGAGATGGTTAGAAACGAGTCCGGACCAGTCAGCCTCGGATACGGAATGTGCTGGCGCAAGGAGCTGAACTGGCAGTTCATGTGCTGGGAATACATGCCGGAGGAGGAAGAGGGGACCGTGATGAGACAAGACTTACGCAATGATTCCACGGAGAAGTACCAAGAAGCAGAAGATTCGACTGACAGCGAAAGTGCTAATGTTACCTTGAGCAGCTTTGCGCGCATGCATGTGTAG
- a CDS encoding Origin recognition complex subunit 5 — protein MNIIAYHITVDMGLSMLPDELLLSLSEQWPCRDLQLRQLAALLSPTLSSPPSLVLHGSRATGKSSIVQSYLEASKVQHAIIRCQECITGRHLLEKTVGVVHDVLPGKDGNGVEKAYSGRCENLSSLTVHLQRLLEGQDKFVLVFDGVDKQREAPPTLLPALARLGEVIPHLVVLLIVRHPPPRFLHQPGVPHIHFAPYSRAQSIHIVARKPQDIFIEAPPDDMDYDDETHEEDKAWLWPRFCAAVWDALAQNAARDLVAYKEACLKLWRPFVAPVIKGDFGTRDFSRLLVAQRRLFQEENVLLDSIIAKPEGVLAVPRSKTHDLPYYAKWTLVSAYLASFNPARMDALYFMKSTERKRRKKGGGTARSGGRPSQTRKIPRHLLAASAFTLDRLLAILHAILPDELRTNIDIYRQIATLSSLRLLVRAGGIGNSDPLEPGGKWRVGPMITWEHIQSIARGLDFNLIDYVAD, from the exons ATGAACATCATCGCATACCATATAACTGTCGATATGGGTCTCTCCATGCTGCCAGATGAGCTGCTGTTATCGCTGTCAGAGCAGTGGCCTTGTCGCGACCTCCAGCTAAGGCAATTGGCAGCACTACTCTCT CCAACACTTTCCAGCCCACCATCACTGGTCCTTCACGGTTCCCGCGCGACCGGCAAGAGCAGCATCGTCCAGTCATATCTCGAAGCGAGCAAAGTCCAGCATGCGATCATCCGATGTCAAGAGTGCATTACCGGTCGACATCTATTGGAGAAGACGGTAGGAGTTGTACATGATGTCCTTCCAGGAAAAGACGGCAATGGGGTCGAAAAGGCATACAGTGGCCGATGTGAGAATCTCAGTTCACTCACTGTTCATCTTCAAAGACTGCTGGAGGGGCAAGACAAGTTTGTGCTGGTCTTCGATGGCGTGGACAAACAGCGCGAGGCACCGCCAACACTTCTCCCAGCTCTAGCACGACTGGGTGAAGTGATACCGCACTTGGTCGTTCTTTTGATCGTTCGACATCCGCCTCCTCGCTTTCTGCATCAGCCCGGCGTACCTCACATACACTTTGCGCCTTACAGCCGTGCTCAGTCAATACACATAGTTGCACGGAAGCCGCAAGACATCTTCATTGAAGCACCACCTGATGATATGGATTACGACGATGAGACGCACGAAGAAGACAAGGCATGGCTGTGGCCGAGGTTCTGCGCTGCTGTATGGGATGCCCTCGCACAGAATGCAGCACGAGATCTGGTGGCGTACAAGGAGGCTTGTCTCAAACTCTGGAGACCTTTCGTTGCTCCTGTCATTAAGGGTGACTTTGGCACACGAGACTTCAGCAGACTCTTGGTCGCGCAACGGAGGCTGTTCCAGGAAGAGAACGTGCTGCTGGACTCGATCATCGCAAAGCCAGAAGGCGTTCTAGCGGTACCGCGTAGCAAGACGCACGATCTGCCATACTACGCCAAGTGGACGCTGGTATCAGCTTATCTAGCATCCTTCAACCCAGCCAGGATGGATGCACTATACTTCATGAAGTCCACAGAGAGGAAACGGAGGAAGAAGGGTGGAGGCACAGCTCGATCTGGCGGTAGACCAAGTCAGACAAGGAAGATCCCACGACATTTACTCGCTGCTTCAGCCTTTACATTGGATCGCTTGTTGGCCATCCTCCATGCCATCTTACCGGACGAGCTGAGGACGAATATCGACATTTACCGACAGATCGCCACCCTCTCGAGCCTGAGGTTGCTGGTGCGAGCTGGCGGTATTGGCAACAGCGATCCTTTGGAGCCAGGCGGCAAGTGGCGGGTTGGTCCGATGATAACGTGGGAGCATATCCAAAGCATAGCAAGAGGACTGGACTTCAACCTCATAGACTATGTCGCAGATTGA